One window of the Colletotrichum destructivum chromosome 6, complete sequence genome contains the following:
- a CDS encoding Putative metallopeptidase, catalytic domain superfamily: MFSAMIPAFAHFVSVILLILSLGHGAWSHVLSTHHIRSMEEALHSHNKRALDGYYVIDQQKGSEWGCSEEKIAALEHVIRNAREMASAASKVLERPGSEHSEAYRMWLGEGNSDPDTRTAIKRRNFDPIQNLEPPGQQNRLDDMKYKNFSPTGLTYMCAAEENEACNDGTIASALQHGVNGIWGNVFLLCDRFFERTSYKRMLRIWRSERIPMLASAFTIIHESQHMGAIVGKSRRCTDVKNPKPRPEDTSPLCYHPDCCATLSSKDKIRNAQNMAFFALEVTANPERGEPPELSSCTIMKRDTGNLFSGRLDALLSRADYFAKPKHEGNMLRRQAGSFTTSEIPCASRPPLAIPVGGDALPDRETLPRAVFDRMFPREQGRTSTAAASAPVACHNFDLEKYGYCCPGPGNSCRDDPKKCWVGGEGVGEGAADVVPAGARCQPPPGAVF, translated from the exons ATGTTCTCCGCGATGATACCAGCATTCGCTCATTTTGTTTCAGTCATTTTATTGATCCTGTCTTTGGGGCATGGAGCGTGGAGTCATGTCCTTTCCACTCATCATATCCGTTCCATGGAGGAAGCTTTACATTCCCACAACAAACGAGCTTTGGACGGCTATTACGTTATCGACCAACAGAAGGGAAGCGAATGGGGCTGCAGCGAGGAAAAGATCGCTGCGTTGGAGCATGTTATACGAAATGCTCGGGAAATGGCCTCTGCGGCTTCAAAAGTACTCGAGCGGCCAGGTTCTGAGCATTCCGAAGCTTACCGGATGTGGCTCGGAG AGGGTAACTCTGATCCCGACACAAGAACTGCAATAAAGCGGCGGAACTTTGATCCTATTCAGAATCTGGAACCACCAGGGCAACAAAACCGTCTCGATGATATGAAATACAAAAACTTCAGTCCAACGGGCCTGACGTATATGTGCGCTGCCGAAGAAAATGAAGCCTGCAATGATGGTACCATTGCTTCCGCTCTCCAGCATGGGGTCAATGGTATCTGGGGCAATGTCTTTCTCTTGTGCGATAGGTTTTTCGAGCGTACATCCTACAAAAGGATGTTGCGAATATGGCGGTCTGAGAGAATACCCATGCTCGCTTCAGCATTTACTATAATTCACGAGTCGCAGCACATGGGTGCTATCGTGGGCAAATCAAGACGATGCACCGACGTCAAAAATCCAAAGCCACGCCCAGAAGATACTAGTCCTCTCTGCTACCACCCTGACTG CTGTGCCACCCTCTCGAGTAAGGATAAAATCAGAAACGCACAAAACATGGCGTTCTTTGCATTGGAGGTTACCGCAAACCCCGAACGAGGTGAACCGCCCGAATTATCATCATGCACAATCATGAAAAGAGACACGGGCAACCTATTCTCGGGAAGGCTGGACGCCCTTTTGTCGAGGGCTGACTACTTTGCGAAACCCAAGCATGAGGGCAATATGCTGCGTAGGCAGGCAGGGTCTTTCACCACATCCGAGATACCCTGCGCGTCTAGACCGCCGCTTGCCATTCCCGTCGGGGGCGATGCGCTGCCTGATCGAGAAACCCTACCCCGGGCAGTCTTCGACAGGATGTTCCCCAGGGAACAAGGTCGGACATCGACGGCCGCTGCAAGCGCCCCTGTCGCTTGTCATAACTTCGATTTGGAAAAGTACGGGTACTGCTGCCCCGGTCCGGGCAATTCATGCAGGGACGACCCAAAGAAATGCtgggtgggaggggagggtgtCGGTGAGGGAGCTGCTGATGTTGTACCGGCCGGTGCGCGATGCCAGCCTCCGCCGGGTGCTGTGTTCTGA
- a CDS encoding Putative ureohydrolase gives MPHTSVTIIVSPYHVGLYDHRVGSGPLRILSHGLADKLEALTPIKFVNIGPVDDFEGEIGRTFEVIRRISAAISSAVSVDSFPLVLSGNCYASAAVAAGLNESVPDLKVLWIDAHDDLDTPSTNENGYLDAMAMSMMSGLSWHRLMGSVPGHVPVSLDRVAYCGLRDVSETQRKTVTEAGIDVVWGNAEKKVDFGAELGTLLDRKGFEKTHIHLDLDVLDESLGRVNDWPSPGGLDGQDLMNCLETIPKKTEPTSLVVCSFNARLEGGDTIARLAVKGILQFVQGLKDRGVLTTDS, from the coding sequence ATGCCTCACACTTCAGTCACGATCATCGTCTCCCCCTACCACGTCGGCCTCTACGACCACCGCGTCGGCTCCGGGCCTCTCCGCATTTTGTCCCATGGCCTGGCCGACAAACTCGAGGCCCTCACGCCCATCAAGTTTGTCAACATCGGTCCCGTCGACGACTTCGAGGGCGAGATTGGAAGGACTTTCGAGGTGATTCGCCGCATTTCCGCGGCCATCTCCAGCGCGGTATCTGTCGATTCGTTCCCGCTCGTCTTGTCGGGCAACTGTTACGCCAGCGCTGCCGTGGCGGCCGGCCTGAACGAGTCTGTCCCTGACCTGAAAGTCTTGTGGATCGACGCGCACGACGATTTGGATACCCCGTCCACGAACGAGAACGGGTATCTTGAcgcgatggcgatgtcgatGATGAGCGGGCTGAGCTGGCACAGGCTCATGGGTTCTGTGCCGGGACACGTCCCTGTGAGCTTGGACAGAGTGGCGTACTGCGGGTTGAGGGATGTGAGTGAGACTCAGAGGAAGACTGTCACGGAGGCCGGCATTGATGTCGTCTGGGGCAATGCTGAGAAGAAGGTTGATTTTGGAGCGGAGCTGGGCACTCTGCTGGATCGCAAGGGGTTTGAAAAAACGCATATTCACTTGGACCTGGACGTCTTGGACGAGTCTCTGGGGAGGGTCAATGATTGGCCTTCCCCGGGAGGCTTGGATGGCCAGGATCTGATGAACTGTCTGGAGACTATaccgaagaagacggagccGACGAGTTTGGTGGTGTGTTCTTTCAACGCGAGgttggaggggggagacACGATTGCAAGACTTGCCGTCA